The following is a genomic window from Staphylococcus capitis subsp. capitis.
TTCAATATGAGTTTGGAGCTTTTCGATATTAGGGTTAATATCAGATTTAAAGTTACCAATTAACTCTTTAAACTCATCTCCAATTGAACTACCATATTCAACACTTTCATTCTTAATTTGAGAACCATAATTAAGAATATCATTAAATGTTTGTTTCATAGTTTCAATTTCTCGTTCAAGTTCAGATTGTGCTCCTGTAGGTTG
Proteins encoded in this region:
- a CDS encoding YtxH domain-containing protein is translated as MKVTRILFGLGVGAAAGFAVALRNRDDHSVKHNTIDASQPTGAQSELEREIETMKQTFNDILNYGSQIKNESVEYGSSIGDEFKELIGNFKSDINPNIEKLQTHIENLQNRGEDISNAFSKDK